The Cylindrospermum stagnale PCC 7417 genome segment ATTGACATTTTTCCTCTTTACGCTAACATTGGGGCCGTGCTGGCCTTAGCCAATCTCTACCACGCCATACAGTTGGGTAAGATTCGTGAAAATGACTTGGTTCTGATCTATGGCTTCGGTGCAGCCAGCAGTGCTTGTGCAACAGTGATGCGTTGGGGTGATGTGGCACTAGGTACTGCCCCTCCGAAGGGAGAACGACTTTGAAAAACATTTGGACTGGTTCAATCAATGGTGTCAAAGGCAAACATTACTTGAGGGGAATTGTGACTACAAACTGAGCACCCTCTCCTGGCGCCGAAATACACTCCAATTTCCCAAGATGTTTTTCTACAACAATTTGGTAGCTAATTGATAAGCCAATACCAGTGCCTTTACCCACAGGTTTTGTAGTGAAGAAGGGGTCAAATAGGCGGTTTTTTACTTCGGCGCTCATGCCAGGGCCATTGTCAGCGATGCTGATTATTAGGCGATCGCCTCCGGCGCTGCGCTCCGCGCAATCGCCTTTTTGAATCAAAGTGCGAATGCGGATTTTGGGTTTTTCAGTCATTTCGCCCTTGACTGATGACTCTTCCAAGGCATCGATCGCATTTACCAACAGATTCATAAATACCTGATTCAACTGTGCCGCGTAACAATTCACCTCTGGTAAATTGCCGTACTCTTTGCTCACCTTAATTTCCGGACATCCTAGTTTAGCTTTGAGGCGATTTTGCAACAGCAGTAAAGTATTATCGATGCCTTCATGGATATCAACTGGTTTCATCCCAGCTTCATCCAAGCGCGAGAAGTTGCGTAAAGATAGAACAATCTGCCGAATGCGTTCGGCTCCCATATTCATCGAATCCAGAATTTTAGGTAAATCTTCGCTGAGAAAATCTAAATCAATCGCTTCGATTTCCTGTTGAATTTCTGGTACTGCTACATAGTGCTGTTGATAAAGTTCTATTAAGTGCAATAAATCGCTAATATATTCGCTGGCGTGGCTGATATTACCGTAGATGAAATTGACTGGATTATTGATTTCGTGAGCAACACCCGCCACCAAATGTCCCAAACTAGACATTTTTTCAGTTTGAATGAGTTGAGCTTGGGTAGAAGAGAGTTCCACTAAAGCTACTTCTAGTTGCTGTGCTTTCTGTTCGGCAGTTATGGCAGCCGTACGACTTTGTTGATAGAGTTTAGCTTGGTCAATGGCGATCGCTAATTGGACTGAAACTGCTTGTAATAATTCCACTTCACTTTCTTGCCAAGGTCGGAAGCCACTACAGTAACTACAGGTAAACGCACCAATTTCACCACATTGAGTATGTATAGGCAATGACATAAAGGCAGTGAAGCCAAGATCACTAAAAAACTGCCGTGCTATCGGATCAAGCTCAGTTGCCACATGATCAATTTGAATGATTTCTTTATTCAAGACTTTTGTGGCTATTGGCCCAATTTCTGCATTAGTCGGTTTGAAACCTAGCAGAGTCTTGAGGTGGGGATATTTAGCCTCAGAGACAACCTCCCAGTAGGGTAGATCTGTGTTTTGTCGATACCAGACAAAGGCGCAACGATCAATTTGGAATATTTTGTGGATTTCCTGGACAGCAGTTTCTAAAATCGAATTGAGTTCCAAAGAAGCTCGGATTTGGTTGGCTATCTGATTGATCAGGGCTTCCCGTTGAGCGATCGCTTGAAAATTAGCTGCCGATGCTTGTGTACTTTCGCTGTGATCACGCACAAGAACAATGATTTGTTGTTCTGGCAATGGTGATAAACTCGCTTGAATATGACCCTTGGCGAATGGCGGTGGTAAAGTATAGTCAAAACTGACTGAAGATTTAGTCGCCAGTACTTGAGTTATTGCTTCTTGAAAGCGAACTCTCACAGCAGGTGGGAAAAACTCCAGTATCTGCTGGACTTGAAAAACTCCTGATTCGCTAGATAAATTCTGTGTCTTTCCCACCTGATAATCTAGGACATTGCCATCAGCATCAAGACGAAAGTATAAATCGGGAAGCGATTGTAAAATAGCTGCAAGTTGAGAATTTTTTTGGCATAACTGTGCTTCAGCTTGGCAGCGTTGTTTGATTTCGCTTTGCAGTTGCTTCAGTGCTGTTTCTAACTCTATTGCCTGTTTTTCGACAGTAGCTTTAAGGTTTTGATTGGCCGCTTCTAGTGCAGCTTCTGTCAATTTACGCTTAGTAATCGACATGACTGCACCCATCATCAATACTGATTTCCCGTTTTTGTTCCGCAAAACATTACCTTGAATCTGCAACCAATGCACAGTGCAATCGCCTAAGACAATCCGAAAGTCAATATCGCAGTTAGAGCCATCGACAACAGAGTTATGCATCGCCTCCGTTACCGAGTGCCGATCCTCATGATGGATGCAGTTGAGAAACGCCTCATAAGTACCAGCAAAATCTCCGGGGTTCATGCCAAACAAAGCATCTGTACCCTGGGACAAATTAAATTTCCCCGTGGTAATTTGCCAATCCCACACTCCCATCTGCGCCCTATTCAGCGCTAGCCGTAACCTAACTTCACTTTCTTGAGTTGGTATTTCTTTGATTTCTACATCTGTAAAATCCACAAGATAACCGACATAACCGAGAAAACTACCATCTGCTGCAAACCGTGGCACTGCTGTATCTAAAATCCAGCGGTATTCGCCCGACTGATGACGCAGGCGATATTGTCTCTGGAACGAATCATGCACCGCAAATGCTGTGTGATATCTATCTTCACACCGCTGCCTATCTTCTGGGTGTACGCAACAAGCCCAAATGTTGCTGTTATCTTCTGCTAGCGCCGATACAAAGCGGTCTGTGTCCAGACATTGTCCCGTAAATTCCCCCCAAACTGCATTGAAGTAGTGGTAAACTCCATCACTTCCAGCCATCCAAATCATCAGAGGTTCTGTATCTGCCTGCTGGGAAAGTAGTTGCTCCGACCGTTGTATTTCTGCCCCTACAACTATGATTTGGTCGATCAAGTCTGATACTATTTCCGGAAACACTTTTACCTGCCTGTTTTGCAGAAGTTTTTAATGGAAGTTTAAATACTTATCTAAAAAAATATATAGAGCTAAATTCTTGACTGAATTATCATTAAGTAAAGAATTATATTACATATTTACAACTAGATTATGTCGGTTTCCTATCGTGAGTAATAGTAAAATTACTGAAGTTATAATTACTTATAAGTCCTCAAATATCCAGACACCGGAGTTATCTTTTAACCTACTTTAGATAGATGCAGATCTAGACTGATAGTGATATCACAGGGGAGAAAGGTTATAACTATCTCTAAGCCAAAAGTTATAGGCTTTGCTTAGTTAACTAATATACAATTTAGATCAGTAGCGCAACATAATTAAGTTCGAGTATTGTTAATTTATGACAAAGTTTCCGCAAAAATGTAAAATTTTAATGAAGCAAAAAATATATAAATGAAATAAAATTTGGCTGAACAAAATATAAACAATAAATTTCTAAGACGTTCATCCTCATTCTGCGGTTGTGCTGGTTCTGAATCTTCCCGGCGCTTTATGGATAAATTATCTTCCTGGCAAAGTATGTAAAGGCGATACAAAATTCCAGAGAGATTCCTAAGTAATTGAAAATTCCAGAAAGGGCCGCAGGCACGCTACATGTAGGCATTAGCCGTGGGTAAGCACTCCTGCCCTCAAAATGATAAAAACCATGACTGGCAAGAATCCTGGCTGCTGATGATTGTGTGCAAATCAAATCGGGAACAGCTAACCCATAAATATTGACGGATTTTTGACCTTTGCCACTGAAATTATTTTTTTAAGGATGTTGTCAGCTAATAAAAAGCACTCAGCCCAAAGTTGCAAATAGACCCATAGCAATGGGAAATGAGCTATCAGCCTGTTGCATGAATAGTTGTCGTTCGCGTTTTTTATGTTATAAAACTCACAGAAAATTATCTGAGGTGAAAAACTACTCTATGGAACCAGGAAAACTGGGCCGTTTTCAAGAGTACGGCGAATTCATTCTCCGGAAAATAGACTCGGTGCCCCAACACCCCTCTCAACAAGAAGATTGGGTTCCTGCTAGCCTTGATAACTGTCTGGTTCGCCTCCGAGAAACCGCCGAAAAAACTGTAGAACTTGCCACTTCACCAGTTAAAATCGGCGTCATGGGGGAATTCAGTAGCGGTAAAACTTTGCTTTTGGGGAGCTTGATTGGTTATGCAGATGCTTTACCAGTGAGTGAAAATCCGACTACAGGTAACGTCACCGCCATTCATCTCCGACTGCAAGACGGCTTTGCAACAACCCAAGTAGATAATTACACGGTAGATTATCTGTCTCATGAAGAAGTGAAGGATTGCCTCAACTTCATGTTAGAGGAAGCAAACAGACGAGCAATAGCAGCCAGACTCCCAGCCCTACCACAGGCGTTAATCAAGACTGGGCAAGATATTCTTAACTGGTGTGAAGAAGCATGGATTGCCAGTAATAATTTAGAGCTACGTTATCTACTGCGGGAGTTGGTATTGTTCCTGCGAGCTTATCAGGCTTATGGTGAAGCGATGTGTGGTAACAGCTATGAAATTGATGCTACTACTGCTCGTGAAGGGCTACAGCTAGTCGAAATGCCCATAGCCATTCAAACTCTCAATTTTGAAGATTTACCACCAGCGCATATCCGATTACCGAGTCCACCCCAGCGGTTACCAACTAAGTTATTGCAGAATAGTTTTTTACTTATCCGCCGAGTTGATATTGAGGTAAAAATCTCACGGGAAATTTGGGATTTGGCGGGTGTTTCCGAGTTTTTGCTGCTAGACTTTCCCGGATTGGGGGCGGCGAACTCTGGCGCACGGGATACATTTTTGTCACTGCGGGAATTAGCAGAAGTACAGACAATTCTCGTATTGCTCAATGGTAAATCTCCGGGAAGCGATCGCGCAAATAAAATTTTTACCATGATGCAGCAGCAGCGACCAGGACAAGATCTCAAGGATCTAATTCTCGTCGGTGTCGGTCGGTTTGATCAACTACCCCTAGAAAATGAAGGCGGTGAAAGAGAACTCGATTATCTGATTGAGGATAGTCTTGTCCCCAATGCAATGGATGGGAAAACTGTTTTCCAAAAACTCAAAGTGCTGCAAACTATTATTGATGGCGCTGAAGCCTTTACCAGCCAAAAAGACCGGATTGTTTTACTATCGCCGCTGTTAGGATTGGCTGAGTTGGCAAAACGTTCGAGTACAGTCAAAGCTGGTTCACCAGAGTTTTTAGCTAACCTAGATTATCCTAATTACCTGGAACAGTCTAAACGACTGCAACAGAAATGGGGACGATTAAGCGAACTGTTGCAAGCATCCGACCCTCGTAACTATCTTGGCAGACAACTAAGTTACTTTGCCCAAGATGGAGGTATTAACAAATTGCGGGAATTGATTCAAACTCATGTAGCTAATCACGGTCTGAAGCAATTGCATGAAGATACTCGCAGGGCTGCTGATGCAGTGCGTCAACAACAAGATCGCCTGAAGTATATCTTAGAGGAAATTCACGAGCAAGGGATACCAACAGCAGACAGTCCAGCTTTAAGCGAATTGCGCTTGGTAATTGAAAGCTTGGACAAAAATTACCGGAATTTCCAAAAAGATTTAGGCAAAGAACCACTTAAAGACCGACGGGGAGTTGTGGTTAGTGATCTGGTAAAAGACGAACTAA includes the following:
- a CDS encoding dynamin family protein; translated protein: MEPGKLGRFQEYGEFILRKIDSVPQHPSQQEDWVPASLDNCLVRLRETAEKTVELATSPVKIGVMGEFSSGKTLLLGSLIGYADALPVSENPTTGNVTAIHLRLQDGFATTQVDNYTVDYLSHEEVKDCLNFMLEEANRRAIAARLPALPQALIKTGQDILNWCEEAWIASNNLELRYLLRELVLFLRAYQAYGEAMCGNSYEIDATTAREGLQLVEMPIAIQTLNFEDLPPAHIRLPSPPQRLPTKLLQNSFLLIRRVDIEVKISREIWDLAGVSEFLLLDFPGLGAANSGARDTFLSLRELAEVQTILVLLNGKSPGSDRANKIFTMMQQQRPGQDLKDLILVGVGRFDQLPLENEGGERELDYLIEDSLVPNAMDGKTVFQKLKVLQTIIDGAEAFTSQKDRIVLLSPLLGLAELAKRSSTVKAGSPEFLANLDYPNYLEQSKRLQQKWGRLSELLQASDPRNYLGRQLSYFAQDGGINKLRELIQTHVANHGLKQLHEDTRRAADAVRQQQDRLKYILEEIHEQGIPTADSPALSELRLVIESLDKNYRNFQKDLGKEPLKDRRGVVVSDLVKDELTFRILNWNQWTLLFNKANNGTIALAESKGAAGKLFDRGNRVNNSLPTKSDDFYPAFEKTVQELESFARDLIRQAVADCLSKLSSQVSLERTHLQAIINPDLEQDIESKFGLEEADLFYKLLLGCDPQQWHGAIISEISSQDQGISPGIMFPLARQDEKHNIGQIFDWAPERSQNLPRSANHQLFVLRLRDEITASVSLHLVQYVSEVNRQVNSELEGILDQIIPGLQNLSKKEALLRYIAAGDSPTELAIPAWLQIVSEISAISYLDI
- a CDS encoding PAS domain-containing protein produces the protein MFPEIVSDLIDQIIVVGAEIQRSEQLLSQQADTEPLMIWMAGSDGVYHYFNAVWGEFTGQCLDTDRFVSALAEDNSNIWACCVHPEDRQRCEDRYHTAFAVHDSFQRQYRLRHQSGEYRWILDTAVPRFAADGSFLGYVGYLVDFTDVEIKEIPTQESEVRLRLALNRAQMGVWDWQITTGKFNLSQGTDALFGMNPGDFAGTYEAFLNCIHHEDRHSVTEAMHNSVVDGSNCDIDFRIVLGDCTVHWLQIQGNVLRNKNGKSVLMMGAVMSITKRKLTEAALEAANQNLKATVEKQAIELETALKQLQSEIKQRCQAEAQLCQKNSQLAAILQSLPDLYFRLDADGNVLDYQVGKTQNLSSESGVFQVQQILEFFPPAVRVRFQEAITQVLATKSSVSFDYTLPPPFAKGHIQASLSPLPEQQIIVLVRDHSESTQASAANFQAIAQREALINQIANQIRASLELNSILETAVQEIHKIFQIDRCAFVWYRQNTDLPYWEVVSEAKYPHLKTLLGFKPTNAEIGPIATKVLNKEIIQIDHVATELDPIARQFFSDLGFTAFMSLPIHTQCGEIGAFTCSYCSGFRPWQESEVELLQAVSVQLAIAIDQAKLYQQSRTAAITAEQKAQQLEVALVELSSTQAQLIQTEKMSSLGHLVAGVAHEINNPVNFIYGNISHASEYISDLLHLIELYQQHYVAVPEIQQEIEAIDLDFLSEDLPKILDSMNMGAERIRQIVLSLRNFSRLDEAGMKPVDIHEGIDNTLLLLQNRLKAKLGCPEIKVSKEYGNLPEVNCYAAQLNQVFMNLLVNAIDALEESSVKGEMTEKPKIRIRTLIQKGDCAERSAGGDRLIISIADNGPGMSAEVKNRLFDPFFTTKPVGKGTGIGLSISYQIVVEKHLGKLECISAPGEGAQFVVTIPLK